In one window of Episyrphus balteatus chromosome 3, idEpiBalt1.1, whole genome shotgun sequence DNA:
- the LOC129913826 gene encoding heparin sulfate O-sulfotransferase, protein MRFRKLKMLSTTRPLVCIIITGILVTTCICYWFLYSEVRLETFHDVAPKAVRLASNNLNQDYDYDENLVVLYNRVPKTGSTSFVNIAYDLCKKNRFHVLHINVTANMHVLSLPNQVTFVRNVTQWREMKPALYHGHMAFLDFSKFQIAHKPIYINIVRKPLDRLVSYYYFLRYGDNYRPNLVRKKAGNKMTFDKCVESKQPDCDPKNMWLQIPFFCGHAAECWEPGSEWALNQAKRNLVNEYFLVGVTEQMEDFVDLLERSLPRIFKGFREHYQHSNKSHLRQTSWKIAPSEETVAAIMNSKIWQMENDLYEFALAQFQFNKKKLTIPDKNNRLQKFMYEKIRPK, encoded by the exons ATGAgatttagaaaattgaaaatgttatcaACAACAAGGCCACTGGTTTGCATTATTATCACCGGAATTTTGGTCACAACTTGCATCTGTTATTGGTTTTTGTATTCCGAAGTCCGGCTAGAGACATTCCATGATG TTGCGCCAAAGGCCGTTCGATTAGCTAGCAATAATTTAAATCAAGATTACGACTATGACGAGAATCTGGTGGTTCTGTATAATCGTGTGCCGAAAACTGGATCGACTAGCTTTGTCAATATTGCTTACGATCTATGCAAAAAGAATCGATTCCATGTCCTGCACATTAATGTCACGGCCAATATGCATGTTTTATCATTGCCCAATCAG GTAACATTTGTGAGAAACGTTACACAGTGGCGAGAAATGAAACCGGCACTTTATCATGGTCATATGGCTTTCCTTGACTTCTCCAA ATTCCAAATAGCACATAAACCAATTTACATAAATATAGTTCGTAAGCCTTTAGATAGATTAGtttcatattattattttttgcgaTACGGGGACAATTATCGACCGAATTTAGTCCGTAAAAAGGCTGGCAATAAAATG acatTTGACAAATGTGTCGAATCCAAACAACCTGACTGTGATCCGAAGAATATGTGGCTGCAGATTCCTTTCTTTTGTGGTCATGCCGCCGAATGTTG GGAACCTGGCAGTGAATGGGCTCTAAATCAGGCTAAACGTAACTTAGTCAATGAATATTTTCTTGTTGGTGTCACAGAACAAATGGAAGACTTTGTAGATCTTCTTGAGCGCTCCCTTCCTAg aatattCAAAGGTTTTCGCGAGCACTACCAGCATTCAAACAAATCACATCTTAGACAAACTTCTTGGAAAATTGCTCCCAGCGAAGAAACCGTTGCCGCAATAATGAACTCGAAAATTTGGCAAATGGAAAACGATCTGTACGAGTTTGCTCTAGCACAATTCCAATTCAATAAAAAGAAACTAACAATTCCAGATAAAAATAATCGCTTGCAAAAGTTTATGTATGAAAAGATTCGACCAAAGTAG